From the Brachyhypopomus gauderio isolate BG-103 chromosome 5, BGAUD_0.2, whole genome shotgun sequence genome, one window contains:
- the isl2a gene encoding insulin gene enhancer protein isl-2a, protein MVDILLQPSFLGDMGDRSKKKPGIAMCVGCGSQIHDQYILRVSPDLEWHAACLKCAECSQYLDETCTCFVRDGKTYCKRDYVRLFGIKCAKCNIGFCSSDLVMRARENVYHMECFRCSVCSRHLLPGDEFSLREEELLCRADHGLLMERASAGSPISPGNIHSSRSLHMSEPVPVRQPPHRNHVHKQSEKTTRVRTVLNEKQLHTLRTCYNANPRPDALMKEQLVEMTGLSPRVIRVWFQNKRCKDKKRSMLMKQLQQQQHSDKTNLQGLTGTPLVAGSPIRHDNTVQGNPVEVQTYQPPWKALSEFALQSDLDQPAFQQLVSFSESGSLGNSSGSDVTSLSSQLPDTPNSMVSSPVET, encoded by the exons ATGGTGGATATTCTACTCCAACCTTCTTTCTTGGGTGATATGGGGGATCGTTCAAAAA AGAAGCCCGGAATCGCCATGTGTGTAGGCTGTGGAAGTCAGATCCATGACCAGTACATCCTGAGGGTCTCCCCGGACCTGGAGTGGCACGCAGCCTGTCTGAAGTGCGCCGAGTGCAGCCAGTACCTGGACGAGACCTGCACATGCTTCGTCCGAGATGGCAAAACATACTGCAAGCGAGATTACGTAAG ATTATTCGGGATCAAATGTGCAAAATGTAACATCGGTTTCTGCAGCAGTGACCTGGTGATGAGAGCCCGGGAAAACGTCTATCACATGGAGTGTTTTAGGTGTTCGGTGTGCAGCAGACATCTCCTCCCCGGAGACGAGTTCTCCCTGCGGGAAGAGGAGTTGCTCTGCCGGGCCGACCACGGCCTGTTGATGGAGCGAGCCTCGGCTGGAAGCCCCATTAGTCCAGGAAACATCCACTCCAGCAGATCACTGCACATGTCAG AACCCGTGCCAGTACGACAGCCACCGCATCGGAACCACGTCCATAAGCAGTCTGAGAAAACCACGCGCGTGCGGACGGTACTGAACGAGAAGCAGCTGCACACTCTCCGGACCTGCTACAACGCGAACCCCAGGCCGGACGCACTGATGAAGGAGCAGCTGGTGGAGATGACGGGCCTCAGTCCCCGGGTCATCCGGGTTTGGTTCCAGAACAAACGCTGCAAAGACAAGAAGAGGTCCATGCTCATGAAACAACTACAGCAGCAGCAACACAGCGACAAAACC AATCTTCAAGGACTAACAGGGACGCCTCTGGTGGCAGGAAGTCCGATTAGGCATGACAACACAGTCCAGGGGAACCCAGTGGAGGTCCAGACGTATCAGCCCCCCTGGAAGGCATTAAGTGAATTTGCCTTGCAGAGCGACCTGGACCAACCTGCCTTCCAGCAGCTG GTGTCGTTTTCTGAGTCGGGATCCCTCGGTAACTCTTCGGGTAGTGATGTGACCTCTCTGTCGTCGCAGCTACCCGACACCCCCAACAGCATGGTGTCCAGTCCCGTGGAGACGTGA